Sequence from the Gallus gallus isolate bGalGal1 chromosome 12, bGalGal1.mat.broiler.GRCg7b, whole genome shotgun sequence genome:
TTGTTACCAGTTTACATAGTTCCAAGGAActacacagtgctccaggttAGCTTTAGTATAACAATGGCCACCTATTAATTTCTGAATTAGAAATTATATTCATCAGGATGTGCAAACAAAATTCCAAGTTAGAAGTTAATGCTGAAGTGGTGTAGTTTAAGCAACACGATACAGAAACTTTTTGTCATGAATAACTGTATACAAAACATAACagtattaaaatacatatcTTCATAAAAATAGTCACGACGCTTCGTATCTAAATAAGACATTTTTAGAAAGATGGTATGAAATACTTATTATACAAAAGCACTTTCTTGTAGCAGGATCACAAGGTCATGTGTCTTTAAAAATTCCATCCAAGCACTTAAAAGTAGATTTCTTTGATAACTGATCCACTTGTCACGTAAAAGCGTATGCTGTGCATACACCATAGCATTAAGTTTATTCTACTTGAAATCTAAGTATAACACTGCATGTAGAGCAGCTGAGTCCTAATATACCACTGAATCTTGCTCGAGAAGATAAACATCACAATTGTTTCTTAGTACAGAAAATTAGTTTTTTATGCACGTCTGCTATATGCATATACCAAAAATAACGTCCCTCTACAATCTTCCCTTGCCACAGTTTGACCTCTCCATAGGCTTTTGTCAGCTAAAGTCAGCatcctctcctccccaccccattAGCTCCTCACTGACCCTACTGCTGtaagtaaaaattaaaacctaaaaaatcaaaaatatatatttataaaaatttcTGACAGAAGCTGACAGCGGTCTCCAGCTGAAACAGTCTGCATATCAGCTAACTACTGCAATCACTGATGTTAAACCTGTATTAGAACATCAGTCTATTCACTGTGATGAATACCATTTATACTAGTGAGCCACTTTAAATCCTGAATGTCAGCAGTTTAAAACCACAAATTGGTATACAGTTACTTGATATTCATTTAAGGCATGTGAGTAAAAGCACCCTAATTAACTAAGATCAAATGGAAGCAATTTCTCTTCAGGAAACATTTGTGAACTGCCTACTCTTCTTTAAAGATGCTAAATTAATATAGTCTTTGGAAAGAGGATCAGAAGGTGGAAGGAAGATATAGTTAAGAACCATTGTGATTATTTCAGCTGTCCCTGAAACAGTTTGATAAGCTGTTGATGGTTTAGCAGTAAAATACTCCAGTATAACATGTACTGACCAAGTCACACATTATGCCAGTctggtttttaaaaaaaggaaagcaatcaGATACTACATCAACAGGACAGTACAGGATCAATATTGCTTACCCCTGAGTTAACAGCATTGGGTATAGCAGCACCGATTAGAAAACattctgcagtgccagcactgcactgtggtCCTACACTGTGGAATTGCTTCACATGCccacagatttttctttaagagCACTTATTGCAAACATTATTAGACACAGGAATTCCTTTAGTTGCACTGGTACTTAAGTGAGAAAAACAGTGAGAATGTTACAGTGGACCATACCGGTAGAGAAGTCCATTTGTAGTGTTACTGTACTGTTTAGATCTTTGTCCCGAACTTCGTAAGCCACTGTCTTCTGTCATACTACATCCACCTGtttcctgcacacacacacacacacacacacacacacagaaatcacgCTGTGCCAGTTTTGAGCAAGATGTCCTGCAGGTCATCTGGCAGTGCGAGTATGATATCACGGATGTGCGTCTGCAGCTTTTTCAGTGTATCAGTTTTCACAGGAAGATGTTCTCTGTCAGCCTGCAACTGCAAAAGGTACAACAGAGCATGACTTCTGCCAAAAATGCCAGCTTACCTCAAAACACACCCAAATGACATATTagcaaatgcagaaaatgaattcctctttttttaataaagtaaaaTGTGACCCGCTGGTCTGGTCAGGTTTTCTCAATATTCACCTACCAGCATGAACCAATGCTCAGCTGGACTTTCAGCAATCACAGTAAAGTTTGgttctctgcttctctgagcaTCCAGCCTTGCTCCCACCCAAAGCAGTCACAGAGTTCCAAGGGGTTTTAACAAATCAAGATCTGTGCAATGCTAACACAACTGGCTGAGCTGAGAAACTGGCTAACTTCTCAGGTTgaagtgttttgtgttttgctttagaATAATCAAAATGACTGATTTATGGAACCTAGAtctcaaaaaacattttcattaagtACCTGTAAACTCAACTATTTAATACCTCTACCCTgttttttaaccatttttaGCCATATTCAATTCACTTACCAGTTTATTCTTTAACTTCAAGACAAGATCGACTGTTTCTACTTCAGTATGCTTCTGACTCCAGAAAACCAAATTCtaacaaaagtaaaaattaaacaCATAAACATGTATTTATTGTCTATTTGCTGTGGTACCCACTCAGTTCATACCTTAAAAGTTGTAACACGCTTTGAGCTGTGATATAGttgtgagaaataaaacatcaaGGATGGAAATTGAATGAGATAACATTataaatatgatgaaaaaagtaaaattgaaaatattatttccaacCAAATAAATACTAGAGATGTTTTACACATGATCAATCATTATACAAAAGTAAACTTCATTTCATATTgcccttttttttaatgttagtcCTAAGCTGTACTTGGTTAGTTAACTCATGTTTTGCCAGAACGTACTTGACAAAATTCTTGACATTTTTATGTTTAACCAAGGGATGCAGCAGGAATTGATAACCATAACCACCCATTTTTCTAACCTCATTACAGAGTGCTTCTAAATGAAGTGCCTCCAACTTCTGCGTCATTTCTTTTTGCCGGCTTCTAAACCAGCCATCAAAGTTTGGTGATTTCAAAAAATGCctgaaaaaacacagaaaaaaattaaattttatattttaattaaaattctgaTAAGTTTCCTACATCTTCAACAGTACAGCAGTTACATTTGAGTCGAAGAAGGTATTAGAACCCTTCCTCTGTTTACTGTCTGAAGAACGTAGCATTCTGAAGTAGAGTCTAACAGTAGCTTCTGTTAATCCAGAAAAggattgaggaaaaaaaatgtacagaaaagGTGTTTGAAAGGCAATAAACTTGAGGGATTTTGTCAGGAACAAAACAAGGTTGAGTTTTAAATATCTCCATTTTAGTGTTTGATGGGAAGTATGAAGTTAGAACCAGACCTTACCTCCACACACCCATGCCAAATAATACTTGCATACAGATACCCATAGAGTTAGCAGCATCTTGTGGTAACTATTAATGGGTTAGAGAACCCAATTTAAGCAAGTAAACTACAGTAACCATTTTCAATTTCTATTAAAGCATAGATTCAAAAAATCAGTCCTAGAAAGTCTTACTCAAACCAATACTGATAATAAGCTTGCTCAGGAAAAGAATACTGATATGACTGATGtgtctttttttggttttgtttttaatgttgatGAAGTAAATGACCTGTAAAGTCCTATCCAGTCTCCTTTTAAACCAGAGGTGAGCTGTGGTCCCGCTTTTTCCAGCGTCTTCATGAAATCATCTTGGCTAAAATGCCTCAGCTGTGGTGGACTctataaaaaaaagagaaaagagatcaTTAGCATACAGTAACAGCCTTCTCTATCAATCTCCATCTCATTCCAACTGTATTTTCCATACCTTCCATGGTGATATACATTTTTGCAAAGGCATTAGGCTTGCCACGTAACGTTcctagagaaagaaaaaagaaaggttgtTTGCATAACCAGTATTTAAGATACACAGTCCACGTGTATATTTACTTATCACTTGTGACCACAGAGTTTTCTAAGTACTGGTACAGGGTGGGGTCAATGCATATTTACCATATAAGAATATAAGGAGGAGCTTATCTAATTCCATTTAtatttctcagctacagaagCTGACATTTGGTCAGTTCTATAACAACACggggaaaacacaaagcaggaaaggaaggaaacataCATACAGAATATATATACTGAACTCCAGCCACTAGCTAATGGCTTCCTTTCCTATTTTGGTAATCCACAAGTACCTTCATATCAGGGTGATTCCAAACAATAACCTCTTGTATCAAGTATTTGGAAGTGGGTCTTAAGAGTCCAGCTGCTGCACCAGCTGTTGGCTGCTCTGCAATAACAATGCTTGGCAAAGGCACTGGCAGCCAGTGTAGAGTCGAGCTTAAGCTCTGACTACAGGAGGCAGCTCCACCTCGCCAGATCACGCAAGCAGGTTGACACAACCTGTTATTCATCTTTAAAATCTGTAGGCAAACAGTCATATGTTTTGATCCATGAACATGATCAGTTTTGATAATATTATGAAAAGCCTGGTTCTATCTTTTGAGAAAACAGAGCTCCCCCAGTGCTTTTCTTGAGGCAAAGAATGTAGGGAGTGATCTCAACCTGAGAATCTAAGACTTGTaacaaattaattcattttcttgGTTGAAGTACAAGTTTGAACACAACAGTGGAGATGCCAGGGAAAGGATTTAGGTTCACCCTACGTGCCCATCCTATCTCAAAAAGACATGAAAGACATAATAAGGAAAAACTCCTCTAATTGTTAACATCCAAGGGCAAACAGAAATTCAATCTGATCACGGCATGctctaaaacactgaaaagttCAGGTGATCCACAAAGTGATTATAGAGCACTTGAAGGAAATAGCAGATATATAAAATCTAATGCTTGACATATCGCTTCCCAGTTTTAAACACTTGCCCAGAGAAGTGTCTTAACTTTGCACAGAAGTGTTTGGGACTTCATAACTCCAAATGCTAAGTGAGAGCATGTTAAAACACATCTATCATTATCCAATTTGGTTATAAAAGAGATGGCAGATTTCAATTTCAGTGCTAGTCAAAGCCCCCCAGACTGTTAGTCTGCATGGGTTCAACCTCAACTCAATATTTGTTTGTCAGCATAAAGCTATGCCATTAGCTTGTAGCCAGTAGAGCAAGATTTCCAATTACAGGGCTGGTAAGTTTTTACTATTACAGTAAACAAGAAATCCTGTATTTaagtttatttcagtttatttatttctcatttcagtgaagaattaaaaacaatgtaGTAAACATTTAGCATTCCAACAAACCCCATGTCCTGGTTAGAAATTAGGCAAAATTTGCCTCCTCAGTGTAGCTGTAGAGACTTGAACACGTGAGGAACACCACGtttaaagagcaaaacaacACATACTTGCCATTTCCCAGAGCAAGATGCTGTAAACTAAATTCTTCTGATTGagggaaaaacttttttttttttttttaatgtgtgacACCCTGACAGACAGTGAGTAGATGCACCTCAGTCTTTAATACAAGTCAGCCTCTCCTCCTTTCTAAAAATTTAAACAGCGTCTTCTTGAGCCAACTGAACTTGCAGAGGTTGCTGGGAATCTGCTATGTGTTAGGAGAAAAACTACTTGTATTGCCCCCCCAGCCATCTTAAGAAATTCCTATAAGAATAGACAAAATCTAACAACTTACTAAAGGAATAATGAAACTTTCTGTCAATTCCAAAAAATACCGCCGAAGAATCGCACTCTGTGCTTCCGTAGGACGTTTCTGTTGTACacccttaaaaagaaaatcccaaaAAGTGTTATTACAGATATGTAAAtggcattattttttaaaaaatagtatttattcCAGTAGTTGCGTGTACATTTGCCATAAGCTCACTTATTGCACCCCCTATGctgaaacatgaaaagaaagcaacaaggTCAACCCTTCAATTGCTGATTTTTAGTTATGAGTTTGGAAGCTCTGGATGTTGAACATGCATGAGATTTCTAGACCAAAGAGATGTGAGGGGGATGGCAGCAAGGTGAAGAAGTCAAAACAGATGGACTGATTTGTCACttcaattaaataaattataaagCTTCGAGTTTTACAGTTCATTTAGTTATGCAAACTGCTAACAAGAAGGCCTTTCTTCTACAATGAGAATATCTAAGTATCTATTCAGTTATGAATTGGAACAAAGGAATCAGAATGCAGCAGTTTCATTGTGATTATGTAGACAGAGCTCAGCTTTAAATGAGAACATGGTAGGGCAGCATGCAATACAGTTTCCATTAAGAGACTTACAGTATTACCTTTTGTAACTGTTTAAcaatttcttcatctttgttCAAGTATGGCTTATAAGAGGTATAAACACctaaagaaaaaaggcagcagcatATAGCCAAAGGAAACTGTGCTTTTTTGAAACTAAGAATATCGGTGATTTAACTCTTAGGTAACTTTATTACCAGGTTTGGAGTCCAAAGTTTTTAAGTTCTTCAGTTTTTTCACTTTCACCTGCTTTGGAACATCACCTGCCAAAACATTCAAAGCCACCTGTTAACAATCCTGGAACCTCAGCAGCCAGAACTTCCCTTTTATCTAGCTGGATGTTTGACTTcggaaaaaaataatggtatAAAATCCTACAGGAACTGCAGAGAGGGGTGAAAAGGAGGCGGGGGTGGGGTAGAAGGAAGATTGCAGAATCTAGATCCTAACCACAGAACAGccaggattttgttttcctcctcccttctctccttctgaaATACGTATTCTGAAGCTTGGACAGGAATGATATATTTTGAAGTAAAGCAAAACCTTCCTTACTTATAGTGAATACAGTTCCTAATCCTAATTACTGTGGTAAATGCAATGTAGCTCATTTCTACAAATTTTATGATGCATGATCCTAACTGGATATTTATACCTCCTACTTGCTGCGCTGTTACTAACATGGTTAGTAATTAATATTGTCACCGTTTCAATATATTATACTGGATTTGGCAGTACAAGACATATAGTACTAGAGAGCCAAATTTCACTGAGCAGATTTATAACCATGAGCATTTGGTTAGTAATGAACTAAATTCATTAAACCAAATGACGTTTGTTTGTAAACAAGCACACAGATCTTGTCAGAGGGGATTGCAGAAGACGTTTATGCTTTACCTGGAAGTTTCATATCTCCAATCCTGATGATGTGGGGCCAATGCTGGAGAGTTTTTGCAAAAAAAGGATTTGTCACCCCTAGAATGACAGATGGTCTagaaaaaacaatgacaatGTTTAGAATAGGACAGCAAGAATGTGCGTCTTAATGAACACAAAAGGTCAGCGCCAACTTGAAGTTATTTCGTTTTTGTATTGATTTTCAAAAGTTAAAATTTAAGTTACGGGTAAAAGTAAGCTTACCAAAGTTTTCAAGTTTTAGAAGATGGCTAAACAGATGCCTCAAAGCCTAAACAGCAATAGAAGTgccacacagaatcacagaattgtaggggttggaagggacctccagagatcatcagTCCAACCCCCCATCCCTTCTACTGACTCTTGGCTCTATCCTGCCCACttaaaataaagagaactgGGTATTTATTATCTGAGTTAttactgtgggttttgtttgttttaaatgatcAGGAATCTGATCCTATATTAGAAAGGGTTTTTGCTATGCTTCAAGGTTTGATTATGACAAATCTTTGAGTAATTTAATATGCATGTCAATACAAGATTTTCAGTTGAGCTACTACTTAGATGACAACGAGGCAAAGAGACACTTGGTATTCTGCTTCCTTTCCAACACTTCAGTGTCctttattaaaaagcaattatCAGGTGGAGAAGTACAAGAACACTAATAGCACTGCTCCCAAGCCTGCAACCTGTCAGGTTTTCCCATCTACTCTTTAAAATCTGGCTTTAAGGATGCATACAGAGAACAAGAAGCAGTAAGACCACAGGGCTGCCATTGCAGCATAGGGCTGAAGAATTCGGGATTTGTATTACAATTACATCATAtcatgctgtatttttccatataGTGGCTGCCATCCATTTTATAACCCCGTGCTAACTAAGGAGAGAGTACAGCTGCAACCTCTTTGGAACTACTGTAATAAAATAGGTTATTGTCACTTCTTCAGATTGGTCTTAAAAGTCTCAAACTTTGTTACGCCACGAACACTGCTCTTAATAAGTTTCCTGTTTCTTAGGGAAAAAGCCATGATGACAAGCAGGCATAAACTTCTGTGCTGTTCTACACCTATTTTTGACTTGCATTCCTCCCTCCACTTGCTAATTATAGCAATACGTATTTTTTAAACTCATTTGGCATTCAGAGACAGGACAGAAATGtgaacacacagctctgcagcttaGTATCATGTCTGGGCTATGAAAATAGCAATTTTCATCTCTCAGCCCCATTACACCACAGAACAAGTGGTGTCAAATTGCATCAGTTTCTCTGAAGTCTTTTCTTGTTTATCACTGACTCAGCCCTCACCAGCAAATCACCTCTTCTGAAACTTACTGCTGTTCAAGCACCTCCAtctggaaacattttatttcagatatttactACGTATTTCTTCCCCACTCATTTGAATtcagtttcattatttttgatGTTTATACAATCCCACTTAACTCATCAGTACTATTCATTTAAATTCACTGGGATTTGCAAATATTGTTTGTAATTTCTCCATGTTATCACCCACGGTTTAACATGCGTGATACATTTAGATCCAAAACAATGATAAAGACCATTATCCACAAAAACATCTCAACACTTTATTCTGCTGTACTCGATTTGTGATGGCTAATCTTATGTTCTCATCACTGtcacaagaaaaaacaatcaaCATAAGAAACAAACTAATTCTCAAGAAGCACAACCATAGGGATGTTAAGTGTAGCCCAACTTCACACAGAATTAACACATCTCACGCCTATTTTGTGCATGGTCAAAAGCACCCTTCTTAGAGCCACTGCCTATTTCCAATcctttcatctttttatttttcataagatAACCAGAGAAATTCCAGCTCTGTTTCACATACTAAGGTTCTTAACAACCTTTCTATTTTGCTACACATGTATTTATGCAATATAGCTGGCTAAAGTTTAGCTAATTCTTCTTGACATTATTTTTAGAAGTTAAATTACATTCTGCATAACTATCCCCATGGAATACAACTGTATGCACACTGCCTACGTTCAGATGTTTTTCCACTGCTGCATCTCTGgcaatgttttttgtttgggcttggttttgttgttgttgtttttaaattgagaggaaaaatacagtaaaagcCAACCAATCAAAAAGCTAACACAACAACCACTGTCTGCTCACACATAAGGAacaaaaaattgtttaaaaaaaagatcagtaAATCAAACATAAATAGTCTATACCCACACCAAGCTGCATTTAAATAACATAAGATATACTGTCAAAATAAAAGTAGGACATAAAAAGATAAGTTACAAGGAGTCCTTAAAGGAGATGTGAGACTCAcgctcttaaaaaaaaaaaaaggtaatttctCAAGTATTTACAATGCTTTTCTGCCAAATTTAGTGAagacaatttatttttagatggaCTGCCTCAACTAGCGACAGCACCGATAGCTAACTGCTGTATACTGTAAGATATCCTTAAAAATGAACAGTCTAAATGTAACTCGCCAAAAACAGACATTCAGAATAGTTTAAAGCAGATTTATGGTTACAAGCAGCTTTGAAAGACAACTTTCACAACAAAGTTTGGTTTACTTACGGAGCTTGTGTGCGGGTTGTATATTCTTTGAATTCACTGTCATGTATGGTAAAGTATGGCCTGAAATCACTGCAGTACTTTAAGGGTGAAATACAACTGCAGGGTAGAAAGATAGAAGCTTTTGTATCTATACAATGGAAagtttcattaaagaaaaatcaaatttaaaattcataagGCTTTGCTATATTCAGATATAGTCAAGTGGCACTCAGCTGCCACTGACAATGACTCACTTGGTCATCTGTTTGGCAGCTCCACTACATTTACCTCACAAGCGCCAACACGGTTTCTGAAGATTCTGCTGGTGACGGTGCCATGACAACAAGTGGTTCTCCTAGCAGTACGAGTTCCCAGAGCATCTGAATGTGAAAGAACACTGGACAGAAACACCTAAAATGAGATTGACGGATTTTAGTACATTTAACATAACCAGAAGGAATACACATTTGATTAATAACTGGGTAAAAACAAGGTTTCCATGAGAATTTGAATCagctgaaaaatataaaatgacaTAGCAAAAGGTAACGTTTAACAGActtgcttatttatttcagtttcaaacTGTCCATTGCCTGAATTCTTTTTTTAGGTAGCCTTACAGAAAAagagtattaaaaataatactgataaGCATTAGCTTGTGACCTATGTGCTATGTGTTATGGAACCCTCATTAATATTTAACTTGTGGAATTTCACAGTTAGGAATAAATTAGTTCAAATTCCTACCTGAAAAGATCTACTTCATGAACAGTTGGTAAGGTCATAGAGATCTGAGCATCTGCCTAAAAGACATCACAGTACTAGCTTTTTAGTCATGACAGCTATTAATTAAAACTTTCCCTTAAACGCTTACAGATAGTAGACAGTACATAGCCTATATACCACTACTGTACTTAATAATAACTACTGCAGTATGTAGTACATTAAGTCCACAAGTAACTTTTTATTATGCTAAAGGTAAGTTTCTTCTAACACCACCTCCCCACATAGGCATGCAGCTTTCATAGCTGAAGTGATACAACACACTGATGCTGTTTCAAACAAGAGTTGCACAGCATATGAAGACAGACAGATTTGTTTTACAGCCATCTTCCATGGAAAAAGatttgaatgtgtttttcacCCTCCAAAAATAGTTGAGTACAGTTTTACCCATTAAAAAGATGTTTAAGTTGTTAATTCTGTTAGCCAACCATCCCTACCCAGAAGTGGACAACTATTGCCATCTCCTGACGTGCCTGGCGTAATTGGCTTTAAACACCTTTTACATGAAGGACCCAACACTAGATTCATCTTTTTGAAGTTTCAAAAACACTGAATTCCATTATCATCAAAATATATGGGGATTTGCTACCAAGCTTTTAGGAACaagtaacaaaaaacaaaaagggcacaacaacaaaatcagcaACTGTTTAGCTTTGTCAATAATCAGCTGTTTAGCTTTGTCTTACAGCTCTATACAACAGCAGTATCTGATATCTACCTGGTGCATATTCTGTACTACCGGGGTCGTTCCAGGCTTGTCACGATATGTTGGAATTCGCAGctttgaaagaaagagagaaaataatttctttttcttgtattgAAACCAGGAGTGGCTTAAAATAATCACTTACAGACAAGCTGCAACATTTAAAGACAATGTTATACAGTACAATGTTTAACTTGCTCTACAGAAGGGGAGGAAGGTTCTACAGAGGGATTTGGATAGGCTGGACTGATAGGTGGAGACAAACTGTATTTGATTCAACAGGGCTAAGTGCAGTGTCCTTCACTTGGGTCACAACAACCCTGTACGGTGCTACAGCCTGAGGGAAGAGCGGCTGGAAAGCTCCctggcagaaaaggacctgTGGGTGCTGGTCAACAGCCAGCTGAATATGAATCAGCAGcgtgctcaggtggccaagcaGGCtgacagcatcctggcttgtatcagaaatagtgtggccagcagtattgggaagtgattgtccccctgtactcgaCTCCTGGTGAGGCAGCACCACAAAtactgcgttcagttttgggcccctcactacaagatACTGAGGCGTTGGAGTCTCTTCAAAAAAGGGCATCCAAGCTGGTAAAATGTCTAGAAAACAAGTCTTAGGAGAAGCAGCTGGGGGAACTGGGGTTACTTAGCCCAGAGaacaggaggctcaggggagacttcatCAGTCTCTACAATTACTTCAGAGGAGActgcagtgaggtgggggtGCTTCTCCCAAGCAGAAAAgtggctggagaagaggaaagggcCTTAAATTGCATCAGgtgaggtttaggttggataatATGAAAGATTTCCTCAGATGgggttgtgaagcactggaacagtctgACCAAGAAAGTAGTTGAGTTACCATCCCCAAAATTAGTTAAAAGATTTGTAGGTGTGGCTCCTAGGAACATAATTTAATAGAAGACTTGGCAGCCCggggttaatggttggacttgatgaccttagaggttttttccaaaccaaacaaatctatgtgttttttttttcattttacttgaaaatactgaaaattcaATTCTGGTCAAGTGATACTTAATATCTTATTTGGCAAATAAAATTCGCATCCCCTGCTAATCTCCTGCAAATACCAGAATATTAATATAGACACTGCAACTAGTAGTGATCTGGAAACATCTCTCTAACATCCACAAGAACTAAAAAAGATTACTCCCTAATCGAGGAACCTAATCAAGAGTGGAGTGTAAGTCTGTTCCTGTTCTCAAGTATGAGACACTGAAAACAAGGCAGAGTGCAGTGAGTACATACACAGTAAGTGGGATGGAAAACATTGTCAGAGAAAAGTAGTGCTGAAGTTCTTACCTTCATTACGACACCCATAATAGGCAAATGTAGTACTTCCCCTGGAACTGGTGGTGGCCAACGATCAACATCACTAcagacttaaagaaaaataaaaaatagacaAAGTACAATTTAGAACTAGTTTGTATGTGCAATAACTCATAGTACTGTAGTCATCTTAGTGCACACTGAAATTTTAGTCTAGTTCTAATACCTCACAACAGtgttatttacattttcttcgCTCCATACTCTAAAGAGGTCTTACAGCACAGCTGACATTCTTCATGTATTATTTCATTAGATCTATGAAGGTTTTCATTTCAAGAAAACAGTGTTATCTTGTCTTCCATTTATAGCAACCTGGTTCACAATTCCTTGAAAGAGTGTTATGGAAACCCTTGAAAGTACATATTAAAAAACTGtgaacaacacacacacaaatagcTACCATAGGAGGGAGAGATGCAAGTAGTtagagggaataaaaaaaagtctttggaGATGATAATAAAAAAGTTTGCCTAGCAAGCTTTCTAGCATTTTGTTGAATCTTAAGTATCATTACTAATTCTAGAAGTTACTTCGATCTAGAACTTACTTTGTTCGTAATACTGTCAAAAATCCCTGTTTATCTACAGGTGATTACAAACAATTCTTTTGTCAAGAACGGTTTCCATCAATTTCTGCTCAGTATAAGTACAAAGACAGGAATTTTGTATGGGGCAGGCTGAGGGACCATttagcagcactgctccattgCTGCTCCTGTCTGGGCAAAACAAACACACTCCCTGCCAGCCCAAGAAGACAACATATGTACAGCTGCTTACGAATAATTGTCAGAATGCCTGAAAGGATTCAACTTGTGATGAGTACAACTTAAGGACTGATGTCAGCTGCCTGTACTGCTAGCCCCCAGTAAGGATCTTCCACCCTCCCAAAAGGATCCAGAGTCAGATTGATTCTGTTCAATTATTTAGACAGAAATCAAACCAGTTTGCTGAAGTTTCAGCCCTCTACCCCGCAGAAAGACAAATGCACAAA
This genomic interval carries:
- the DENND6A gene encoding protein DENND6A, which translates into the protein MALWERGAGGAAEAGEDATEEPERGLPLLPWDRFSAWLHCVCVVGFDLELGQAVEVIYPPHSKLTDKEKTNICYLSFPDSNSGCLGDTQFCFRFRRSSGRKASLCCFLDHLDRDLPVYLKKDPAYYYGYVYFRQVRDKSLKRGYFQKSLVLISKLPYIHLFRTVLKQIAPEYFEKSEAFLEAVCSDVDRWPPPVPGEVLHLPIMGVVMKLRIPTYRDKPGTTPVVQNMHQADAQISMTLPTVHEVDLFRCFCPVFFHIQMLWELVLLGEPLVVMAPSPAESSETVLALVSCISPLKYCSDFRPYFTIHDSEFKEYTTRTQAPPSVILGVTNPFFAKTLQHWPHIIRIGDMKLPGDVPKQVKVKKLKNLKTLDSKPGVYTSYKPYLNKDEEIVKQLQKGVQQKRPTEAQSAILRRYFLELTESFIIPLERYVASLMPLQKCISPWKSPPQLRHFSQDDFMKTLEKAGPQLTSGLKGDWIGLYRHFLKSPNFDGWFRSRQKEMTQKLEALHLEALCNENLVFWSQKHTEVETVDLVLKLKNKLLQADREHLPVKTDTLKKLQTHIRDIILALPDDLQDILLKTGTA
- the DENND6A gene encoding protein DENND6A isoform X2 produces the protein MVYVGTGESQVIYPPHSKLTDKEKTNICYLSFPDSNSGCLGDTQFCFRFRRSSGRKASLCCFLDHLDRDLPVYLKKDPAYYYGYVYFRQVRDKSLKRGYFQKSLVLISKLPYIHLFRTVLKQIAPEYFEKSEAFLEAVCSDVDRWPPPVPGEVLHLPIMGVVMKLRIPTYRDKPGTTPVVQNMHQADAQISMTLPTVHEVDLFRCFCPVFFHIQMLWELVLLGEPLVVMAPSPAESSETVLALVSCISPLKYCSDFRPYFTIHDSEFKEYTTRTQAPPSVILGVTNPFFAKTLQHWPHIIRIGDMKLPGDVPKQVKVKKLKNLKTLDSKPGVYTSYKPYLNKDEEIVKQLQKGVQQKRPTEAQSAILRRYFLELTESFIIPLERYVASLMPLQKCISPWKSPPQLRHFSQDDFMKTLEKAGPQLTSGLKGDWIGLYRHFLKSPNFDGWFRSRQKEMTQKLEALHLEALCNENLVFWSQKHTEVETVDLVLKLKNKLLQADREHLPVKTDTLKKLQTHIRDIILALPDDLQDILLKTGTA
- the DENND6A gene encoding protein DENND6A isoform X1, translated to MALWERGAGGAAEAGEDATEEPERGLPLLPWDRFSAWLHCVCVVGFDLELGQAVEVIYPPHSKLTDKEKTNICYLSFPDSNSGCLGDTQFCFRFRRSSGRKASLCCFLDHLDRDLPVYLKSLVLISKLPYIHLFRTVLKQIAPEYFEKSEAFLEAVCSDVDRWPPPVPGEVLHLPIMGVVMKLRIPTYRDKPGTTPVVQNMHQADAQISMTLPTVHEVDLFRCFCPVFFHIQMLWELVLLGEPLVVMAPSPAESSETVLALVSCISPLKYCSDFRPYFTIHDSEFKEYTTRTQAPPSVILGVTNPFFAKTLQHWPHIIRIGDMKLPGDVPKQVKVKKLKNLKTLDSKPGVYTSYKPYLNKDEEIVKQLQKGVQQKRPTEAQSAILRRYFLELTESFIIPLERYVASLMPLQKCISPWKSPPQLRHFSQDDFMKTLEKAGPQLTSGLKGDWIGLYRHFLKSPNFDGWFRSRQKEMTQKLEALHLEALCNENLVFWSQKHTEVETVDLVLKLKNKLLQADREHLPVKTDTLKKLQTHIRDIILALPDDLQDILLKTGTA